A genome region from Triticum aestivum cultivar Chinese Spring chromosome 2B, IWGSC CS RefSeq v2.1, whole genome shotgun sequence includes the following:
- the LOC123047414 gene encoding ETO1-like protein 1 encodes MRKLFFSELTSCKETKLQSATHSWLPMDKGKLSKFTGHSSSSSSIESLMKMPEPPVLPHFKPADYVDILAQIHEELEYCPPDEKSCLYLLQFQVFRGLGEAKLSRRSLQAAWEKASTIHEKLIFGAWLKYEKRGEEPISDLLGSCGKCSQEFKLLDFVSQISAESHGISYDDESDEFQGSPVVHFRIRDDMIACDRRKLAALSTPLYAMLNGGFKESHLEVIDMSRNGISPIGMRAISKFSLSGRLPYLSAESILEMLDFANKFCCKGLKDACEQKLASFVSSRQDAIDYMECAIELGCSILAASCLQVLLNELPECLNDEQVVRIFSSANKQQRSTMAGNASFSLYCLLGEVSMSISATSDVTVSFLEKLVDSASDSRQKQLSLHQLACVRLLRKDHAEAERLFNAAFTAGHVYSVVGLARLASLRSNKHYSLNLLDSVMSSRWPLGWMYQERALYLDGDSKLENLNKATELDPTLTYPYMFRAASLMKRQSVEAALMEINRILGFKLVLECLELRFCCYLALEDYRAALCDVQAILTLAPDYRMIGGRVAAKQLRTLVMENVEQWTTADCWMQLYDRWSSVDDIGSLSVIYQMLESDAAKGVLYFRQSLLLLRLNCPEAAMRSLQLAREHAASQHERLVYEGWILYDTGHCEEGLQKAEASIAIQRSFEAFFLKAYALADSSLEPSTSATVVSLLEDALRCPSDRLRKGQALNNLGSVYVDCGNLDLAAECYINALKIGHTRAHQGLARVHFLRNNRTGAFEEMTKLIEKARSNASAYEKRSEYCDRDLTKADLQMVTKLDPLRVYPYRYRAAVLMDNHKEKDAISELTKAIAFKADLNLLHLRAAFHEHVGDISGALRDCRAALSVDPNHQEMLELHHRVNSQEP; translated from the exons ATGAGGAAgctcttcttctccgagttgacctcCTGCAAGGAGACCAAGCTGCAGTCCGCCACCCACTCATGGCTGCCCATGGACAAAGGCAAGCTCTCCAAGTTCACCGGCCactccagctcctcctcctccat AGAATCTCTGATGAAAATGCCGGAGCCGCCGGTCCTCCCGCACTTCAAGCCCGCTGACTACGTCGACATACTGGCCCAGATTCACGAGGAGCTGGAGTACTGCCCTCCTGACGAGAAGTCGTGCCTGTACCTGCTCCAGTTCCAGGTCTTCCGCGGGCTTGGCGAGGCCAAGCTGTCGCGAAGGAGCCTCCAGGCTGCCTGGGAGAAGGCGAGCACGATACACGAGAAGCTCATATTCGGGGCATGGCTCAAGTACGAGAAGAGAGGGGAGGAGCCGATATCCGACCTTCTTGGCTCGTGCGGCAAGTGCTCTCAAGAGTTCAAGCTGCTGGATTTCGTCTCGCAGATCTCCGCCGAGTCGCACGGGATAAGCTATGACGACGAATCTGATGAGTTCCAGGGCTCCCCGGTGGTTCATTTCCGGATAAGGGATGACATGATTGCCTGCGATAGGCGGAAGCTTGCGGCCTTGTCAACTCCACTGTATGCGATGCTTAACGGTGGGTTTAAGGAGTCACATCTTGAGGTCATTGACATGTCTCGTAATGGCATCTCCCCTATTGGCATGCGGGCCATCAGTAAATTCAGCCTGTCAGGAAGACTACCGTATTTGTCAGCAGAATCTATCTTGGAGATGCTTGATTTTGCTAACAAGTTCTGCTGTAAGGGCCTCAAGGATGCCTGCGAGCAAAAGCTTGCTTCTTTTGTTTCTTCCAGGCAGGATGCCATAGATTACATGGAGTGTGCTATTGAGCTGGGCTGTTCCATCCTTGCCGCGTCATGCTTGCAGGTGCTCCTGaatgagcttccagaatgcttgaATGATGAGCAAGTGGTTCGGATATTCTCCTCTGCGAATAAGCAGCAGAGATCCACTATGGCTGGCAATGCATCTTTCTCCCTATATTGCCTTCTTGGTGAAGTCTCCATGAGCATCAGTGCAACGTCAGATGTCACCGTAAGCTTCTTGGAGAAGCTGGTTGACTCGGCATCGGATTCTAGACAGAAGCAGTTGTCCTTGCATCAGCTGGCTTGCGTGAGGCTGCTAAGGAAAGATCATGCTGAAGCGGAGCGCCTGTTCAATGCCGCCTTTACCGCTGGTCATGTCTACTCGGTAGTGGGGTTGGCTAGATTGGCCTCTCTGAGGAGCAATAAGCATTATTCTCTCAACTTGCTTGACTCTGTGATGTCATCTCGCTGGCCTCTTGGGTGGATGTATCAAGAGAGAGCCCTATATCTGGACGGTGATAGCAAGCTGGAGAATCTCAATAAGGCTACTGAACTGGATCCTACCCTTACATACCCCTATATGTTTCGAGCTGCATCTTTGATGAAAAGGCAAAGTGTTGAAGCTGCCCTGATGGAGATTAACCGGATCCTGGGGTTCAAGCTGGTCCTGGAATGCTTAGAGCTAAGGTTCTGTTGCTACCTTGCTCTAGAGGACTACAGAGCTGCCTTATGCGATGTACAGGCAATCCTCACGCTTGCTCCAGATTATCGTATGATTGGTGGTCGGGTGGCTGCGAAGCAGCTGCGTACACTTGTGATGGAGAATGTAGAGCAATGGACGACTGCTGATTGCTGGATGCAGCTTTATGATCGGTGGTCCTCTGTGGATGATATTGGATCCCTCTCGGTCATATATCAAATGCTGGAGTCAGATGCTGCTAAGGGAGTACTCTACTTCAGACAATCTTTGCTACTTCTCAG ATTAAATTGTCCTGAGGCTGCAATGCGCAGCTTGCAGCTTGCTCGCGAGCATGCGGCAAGCCAGCATGAACGACTTGTTTATGAAGGATGGATACTGTATGATACTGGCCACTGCGAGGAAGGATTGCAGAAAGCGGAAGCATCCATTGCCATACAGAGATCATTTGAGGCATTCTTTCTAAAAGCTTATGCTTTAGCTGATTCGAGTCTTGAGCCGTCAACCTCAGCAACAGTCGTATCGCTTCTTGAAGATGCATTACGGTGTCCCTCAGATAGACTTAGGAAGGGCCAG GCTTTGAATAACCTTGGGAGTGTTTATGTGGATTGCGGGAATCTAGACTTGGCAGCTGAATGCTACATTAACGCTTTAAAGATTGGCCACACGAGAGCTCATCAAGGCCTCGCCAGGGTTCATTTCCTTAGGAATAACAGGACCGGTGCATTCGAGGAAATGACCAAGCTGATAGAGAAGGCCAGGAGCAATGCATCAGCATACGAGAAGAGGTCTGAGTATTGTGACCGGGATCTAACAAAAGCTGATCTGCAGATGGTCACCAAACTTGACCCCCTCCGGGTCTACCCCTACAGATACCGTGCTGCTG TTCTGATGGACAACCACAAGGAGAAA